GGACTCTGTTGAAAAACTCCATGCTTGGGGCAAATAATAGTCACTTTAGAGTTTGTGCCAGTATATTCCACCTTCGAATAATCATACTTATCCCCGTGAACTTTTTTAAATTCTTTGATTACGTCTTGTGTGGTTAGTTTCATTTCGTTAGGTTACTTTATATGGCTAGGTGGATTGAACTTTATAGAAATAGTATTATAATCGATACTAACAATATCTTCTTTTCGTAATATTTCAAATAACTTTCGTTTTGTGAAGTCATCAATATCTTCATTTAGATCAAAACTATTTTTAAACTCCTTGTTTTTAAAATAGTTCGCGAATACTAGTTGTTTTTCATCTGTATTTAGTCTTTGGCTTAATTCTATTTGTGGACTTACCCCCTTTTTTAGTAACGACAAAAAATGGAGAAAAAGGAGTCTAGATTATGATTACACGCAAACGATATGGGATAGATTTTCAAAAGAAGATGGCTGTAGAAAGCACGGGTCAAAGTTCATTGTCTGAGGTAAGCAAAAGAGAGAGGATTTCTGTCCAAACACTTTCGAAGTGGAGGGATAAATATGGATTTGCGATGGATTTCAGAGAAAATGAAACGGATTCAAATGAAGTAAGAGAGTTGAAAAGATTGGTCAATGAGTATGAATCAGCGTTAGGCGAAATGGCATTACAGAATCACGTTTAAAAAAATGCAAGAATTTGGCTTAGCACGAGAGAGAAGAAAGAATTCGTCAGGGGT
Above is a window of Leptospiraceae bacterium DNA encoding:
- a CDS encoding transposase, whose product is MITRKRYGIDFQKKMAVESTGQSSLSEVSKRERISVQTLSKWRDKYGFAMDFRENETDSNEVRELKRLVNEYESALGEMALQNHV